The Burkholderia lata genome contains a region encoding:
- a CDS encoding RNA-binding S4 domain-containing protein: MNYKISTEPGAKLRIDKWLWAARFFKTRSLATDAVDKGHVKIGGAAVKPAKEVRVGDEVEIAIDGIVWHIAVLGVCDVRGPASVAQTLYAETEAGRAARLAELERRRTYREPAAELHGRPTKRDRRIIDRFSGGS; encoded by the coding sequence ATGAATTACAAGATTTCGACCGAACCGGGCGCGAAGCTGCGCATCGACAAATGGCTGTGGGCGGCCCGGTTCTTCAAGACGCGCTCGCTTGCGACCGATGCGGTCGACAAGGGGCACGTGAAGATCGGCGGCGCGGCGGTCAAGCCGGCGAAGGAAGTGCGCGTGGGCGACGAGGTCGAGATTGCGATCGACGGCATCGTCTGGCACATTGCCGTGCTCGGCGTGTGCGACGTGCGCGGGCCGGCGAGCGTCGCGCAGACGCTTTACGCGGAAACGGAAGCGGGGCGGGCCGCACGGCTCGCCGAACTGGAGCGGCGCCGCACGTATCGCGAGCCGGCAGCGGAATTGCACGGCCGGCCGACGAAGCGCGACCGGCGCATCATCGACAGATTTTCTGGTGGGAGCTGA
- the grpE gene encoding nucleotide exchange factor GrpE, translating into MENTQENPATQSAEDIGSEKQAAQGAAPAAEAADAALAEAQAKVAELQESYLRAKAETENVRRRAQDDVSKAHKFAIEGFAEHLLPVLDSLEAAVNDTSGDITKVREGVELTLRQLTNALEKGRVVALNPVGEKFDPHQHQAISMVPAEQEPNTVVTVLQKGYTIADRVLRPALVTVAQPK; encoded by the coding sequence ATGGAAAACACGCAAGAGAACCCGGCTACCCAATCGGCCGAAGATATCGGCAGCGAGAAGCAGGCGGCGCAAGGCGCTGCTCCCGCCGCCGAAGCAGCCGACGCGGCGCTCGCGGAGGCTCAAGCCAAGGTCGCCGAGCTGCAGGAGAGCTACCTGCGGGCGAAGGCCGAGACCGAGAACGTCCGCCGCCGCGCGCAGGACGACGTCTCGAAGGCGCACAAGTTCGCGATCGAGGGTTTCGCGGAGCACCTGCTGCCGGTGCTGGACAGCCTGGAAGCGGCCGTCAACGATACATCTGGCGATATCACGAAGGTACGCGAAGGCGTCGAGCTGACGCTGCGCCAGCTGACGAACGCACTCGAGAAGGGCCGTGTCGTCGCGCTGAACCCGGTCGGCGAGAAGTTCGATCCGCACCAGCACCAGGCGATTTCGATGGTGCCGGCCGAGCAGGAGCCGAACACCGTCGTCACCGTGCTGCAAAAGGGCTACACGATCGCCGACCGCGTGCTGCGTCCGGCGCTCGTCACCGTCGCGCAGCCGAAGTAA
- the hemH gene encoding ferrochelatase: MRFDLEPPSSTAAAHRIGVLLINLGTPDAPTPRAVRRYLAEFLSDPRVVEIPQAVWQVLLRTLILPLRGRASAKKYAAVWMPEGSPLRVYTERQTDSVRHLLTSNGYHVMVDYAMRYGSPNISHALAQFKRAGVERVLLMPMYPQYSASTTATAFDAAFDALARMRNQPEVRTVRHYADHPAYIHALAEQVRQYWAQHGRPDFAAGDKLVLSFHGVPKRTLDLGDPYHDQCQQTGALLTAALGLSTTECRVTFQSRFGKAEWLQPYTAPTLREFGEAGVRRADVFCPGFTADCLETIEEIGMEVRDEFLAGGGKAFHRIPCLNGAPAWIGALGEIVAENLQGWPVRAAQPETVS, from the coding sequence GCGGTGCGGCGCTACCTGGCCGAATTCCTGTCGGATCCGCGGGTCGTCGAGATTCCGCAGGCCGTCTGGCAGGTGCTGCTGCGCACGCTGATCCTGCCGCTGCGCGGCCGCGCGTCCGCAAAGAAATACGCAGCCGTCTGGATGCCCGAGGGCTCGCCGCTGCGTGTGTACACGGAGCGCCAGACGGACAGCGTGCGGCATCTGCTCACGTCGAACGGCTATCACGTGATGGTCGATTACGCGATGCGCTACGGCAGCCCGAACATTTCGCACGCGCTCGCGCAGTTCAAGCGTGCGGGCGTCGAGCGCGTGCTGCTGATGCCGATGTATCCGCAATACTCGGCGTCGACCACGGCCACCGCCTTCGACGCCGCTTTCGACGCGCTCGCGCGCATGCGCAACCAGCCCGAGGTACGCACGGTGCGGCACTACGCCGACCATCCGGCCTATATCCATGCGCTGGCCGAGCAGGTGCGCCAGTATTGGGCGCAGCACGGCCGGCCCGATTTCGCGGCCGGCGACAAGCTCGTGCTGAGCTTTCACGGCGTGCCGAAGCGCACGCTCGACCTCGGCGACCCCTATCACGACCAGTGCCAGCAGACGGGTGCGCTGCTGACGGCCGCGCTCGGGCTGTCGACGACCGAGTGCCGCGTCACGTTCCAGTCGCGTTTCGGCAAGGCCGAATGGCTGCAGCCTTACACCGCGCCGACGCTGCGCGAGTTCGGCGAGGCCGGCGTGCGGCGCGCCGACGTGTTCTGTCCCGGTTTCACGGCCGACTGCCTGGAGACGATCGAGGAGATCGGCATGGAAGTGCGCGACGAGTTCCTCGCCGGCGGCGGCAAGGCGTTCCACCGCATTCCGTGCCTGAACGGTGCGCCCGCGTGGATCGGCGCGCTCGGCGAGATCGTCGCCGAGAATCTGCAGGGCTGGCCGGTCAGGGCCGCGCAGCCCGAAACGGTGAGCTGA